From the genome of Leptospira koniambonensis:
AAATACAGAGACAATCAATCTATTAAGATCCAATGCTATAGCCCGTGCCCAAGCAAATATAGAACGTTTGAAAAAGTTGGATCCTGATTGTTTAGAATATCATTATCTGAACGGCGCGTATTTATACGTGATAGGAAGGTATCCACAATCTAAAAAAGCACTTTTGAAAGCTGTGGAGATCAATCCAAGCCATGATCCATCCTATTATCTTCTTGGAATGATCTTTGTAAGAAGAAGTAAATGGGAATCTTCTGTTCAATACTTCCAAAAAGCAGTGGAGCTTGCGAATTATAATCCTTTTTACAGATTGAATATGGCTCTGGCTTATTTTGAAACAGGTCAATATCTAAAAGCAAAAGCGGAAGCGGAGAAGGGGATAGAACTTAAACCTAATTACAGAAACTTAAAACTGATCTTACTAAAAGTGAATTTTCTTTTGGGAAATAAAGCGGATGCTTTGGCTCAGTGTAAGGAATTTGCAAAAGAAGGTTTTGTTCACAGAGAATTTGCATATATCTATGCAAGACTTGCAATGGATATAGATAAAAATTTCCGTAAAGCGATCAAACTTTATAATCAGTTTCCTGACCTTCCTTTTAACGAAAAAAGATTTTTAGCCCATGCTTACTTTCACACTTCGAATTACAGGGCTGCTGCAAATATTTATTCAATCGTTTCAGGTTCTAAGATACTTATAGAAGAAGATAGAGTAAATTATCTTAGATCTTTAGTGTATATTAAGGATTACAGAAGATTAGAAACTTTTGTAGCTTCTTGGATGTTAGAAGAGCCCGAAAAAAAATTAAAGATCCAAGAAGCTTTGGATACAGCGGAACTTTTGAGAGAGAACGATCCGAAAGTGTATCATATGCTTCCTTCGAGATCGCCTTATAACTGATTATTCGACAACTTCTTCCTTTTTAGTGGGAAAGCGAAGAATATAAAAGATTACGCATATTCCAATCACTGCCATTCCAATTCTTACATAAATGATCGGTGCAAAAATTGCGCTGATAGTCATTGTGATCACTATCGTAGAAACAGAAATGATCTTTGCTTTAAGAGGTATCGCCTTATGGATCCTCCAATCTCTGATAAAACTTCCGAAATATTTATTATTCATCAGCCAGTTATAGAACTTCTGAGAAGCCCTTGCATAACAAGCAGCAGTTAAAAGTAAGAATGGAGTAGTAGGAAGAACCGGGGTGAAGATCCCGATAATTCCCAAAATCAAGGATATGGTCCCTATTATGATCAATAAATAACGAACGAATCCATATCTATGAAGTTTTACTTCGTGGCTATAATCCTTTTTTTCTGCCAATGGAATACCTCTACTTCTCAACCCAAAGTTGTTTCGTTTTCAATTTGCGCTGAAAATAAAAAAGGGAGGCCAAAGCCTCCCTTTTGCAAGAATCATTTCCTGAATTTTTCGGAAAATCTGGATTAGGTATCCTTGAGTGCTGTCACGATTTCTTGGGTGGCTTTTTTACCATCTTGGAAATACATGAGGCAGTTTTCTTGGATGAAGAGTGGGTTAGGAACTCCTGCAAATCCTGGGCTCAAGGAACGTTTGATCACGATAATGGTTTTTGCTTTATCCACATCTAAGATCGGCATTCCAGCGATTGGAGAACCTGGATCTGTTTTTGCCAGAGGGTTTACCACGTCGTTCGCACCATTGATGATTACTACGTCTACAGTGTTGAAAGTAGGATTGATCTCATCCATTTCTTTCATTTTGTCGTAAGGAATATCAGCTTCTGCTAATAGAACGTTCATGTGACCAGGCATCCTTCCAGCAACTGGGTGGATAGCAAACTCAACTTCGATGTTCTTATCAGTAAGTTGGTTGTAAAGCTCGCGAACCGCGTGTTGCGCTTGAGCAACTGCCATTCCATAACCAGGAACGATAACTACTCTCTGAGCCATATCCAGTAACATTGCCACTTCTTCAGCAGAAGTTGCTTTTGTTTTTCCAGTATAGATGTCGCCAGAATCTGCGGAAGAAGGAGCAGCACCGAGCCCACCAAAAAGAACGTTTGGAAGAGAACGGTTCATCGCCTTACACATGATCTGAGTGAGAAGGATACCGGAAGCTCCTACAAGAGATCCGGAGATGATAAGAACATTGTTTCCTAAAACGAATCCAGTTGCAGAAGCTGCAAGTCCTGAATAAGAGTTAAGAAGAGCGATTACCACTGGCATGTCCGCTCCACCGATCGGAATTACTAACAGAACTCCAAGGATAGAAGCAACAAGTACGATGTACCAGTACCAATCAATCTTAGTAGGCTCGGTTACGTTTAAATAACCTAAGTAAAGAGAACCAATTAAGAATAAAACTTTTACGATCTGGTCTCCGAAGTAACGAACCGCTTTTTCTGAGATCAAACCTTGTAGTTTTCCGAAAGCGATCAAACTTCCTGTAAGAGTTACAGCTCCGATAATACCAGTTGCTGCAGTAGAGATTGTGAACTGATAATCTGCAAGTTGTGCAGTATCATGACCCGGTTGTAGGATCTCCATCAAAGAGTTTCCACCAACTAAGAAGGAAGCAAGTCCTCCAAGTCCGTTCAGAAGTGCCACGAGCTGAGGCATTCCAGTCATTTCTACTTTAAGAGCGATAAACGTTCCGATTGCAGTTCCTACTAAGAGCGCTGCACCGATAATGATGATATCACTTTGATTGATCGTTCCGTATTCGAAGAATACTCCTACAACCGCGAGGAACATACCGAAAGCTCCGGTAAAGTTCCCTTTTACTGCAGTTTTAGGATGAGAAAGTAACTTTAATCCAACGATAAAAAGGATACTTGAAACTAGATAAATGAGGTTGATATACGCTTTTTCCATTTATGTATTAATCCTTTTTCTTGAACATTCCCAACATGCGGTGAGTTACTACGAACCCTCCGATCACGTTGACGGTTGCTGCAACGATTGCGATAAATCCTAATACTTGAATAATCCAATGATTTGTAGTATGAAGAGTTAAGATCGCTCCGATGACTGTGATACCCGAAATGGCGTTAGAGCCTGACATAAGAGGGGTATGTAATAAAGGTGGAATACGGTTGATGACCTCGATTCCTACAAACACTGCGATTAGAAATATCGTCAGGTAGCTTACGAACTGTTCCATATTAGCTTCCTATGGACGGCGGCAGGGAAAAATCCTCAAAACCGATGCCTTAAAATCTGTTCGTTCACTTTTCCGGGACGCCTGCTTCCTGAAAACCCTTTTTTCGAAGCAAGCAGGAGTCGCATTTTCCGCAGGGTTTGCCTCCCACGGGATCATAACAAGAATGAGTCATAGAAAACGGAACGCCTAATTTAGAGCCTAGTAACACGATCTCTTTTTTATCTAAGAACTGCAAAGGTGTGCATATTTCTAGAGGATGACCTTCTGATCCTGTTTTGGTCCCTATACGGATCGCGTCAGAATACGCTTTTATAAATTCAGGTCTGCAATCTGGATAACCGGAATAATCCAAAGCATTCACACCAATATAGAGTCTTTGGGCTCCGATACCTTCTGCCAAAGAAACTCCGAAAGATAAAAACAAAATATTCCTTCCGGGAACATAAGTGTTTGGGATCTCAGAATGACCTAAAGAATTTTTAGGCACCTTGATCTTCTTTTCAGTAAGAGAAGAACCTTGGAAAAATTCAGGACTCAATTTTTGGATTAAATGAGGTACTTCTAAAAGTTTTGTGATCTTTTTGGCAGATTTGAGTTCTTGTTTATGTTTTTGATTATAATCGAAGGAAAGAGCGATAGGGGAATAACCATCTTGGATGGCTTGGTACAAACAAGTCGTAGAATCTAATCCACCTGAGAAAAGAACGATAGCTTTTGGATTTTTAGAATGAGATTTCGTTCGAACGCTGTTCGACTTAGAAGAAGATCTCATCTTTTATTTCTCAGAAGGTCCGTTATAAACACATGCACTCGTGCAGGTTTCGTTTAAAGTGATCTTGTATAAAAGAGAAAGTTGAGGTTTCAGTTTTTTCCACAACCAGATGCTGATATTCTCGCTGGTTGGATTTTCTAAACCTTCGATTTCGTTTAGAAGATAATGATCTAAATAGTTTTCGAGTAAAGGTTTAACAACCTTGCTGACTTCTGCGAAGTCCATCAACCAACCAGTTTTTTCGTCTACCGTACCTTTTAGATGTAATTTGAATCGAAAGCTGTGGCCATGCATCCTTCTACACTTATGACCTTCCGGAACATTCGGTAAGAAGTGAGCGGCATCGAAACGAAATTCTTTAGTAAGTTCTATTTCTTCCATTTAGATGTTGGACGAATGATTGATTCTGAAAAATGAAAGTCCGGTTTCGGAGTACCGATCCGGGAAATACGCGGACCGACTTTGTAAAGTCGGTCAAGAAAGATCAGTAGCGGATTACTTTTTAACCAGTTCTTTCAGGATTTCCTGTTTTTTCTGGTCCTTCTGAAATTCGTTTAATACCAGCCACTCACGTTTGATTTGTTTCTCGTTAATACCTTTTGCTTCCGCGTATTTTTTGAGAAGTTTAGCTGTTTTTTGGTTCATACCAACCAAAATCCGGGCCGTTTCCCCACTGTCAAGTATAGACTGCTGACAAGTAGACGCCATAGGAAGTGGGCCTTGTTATTGGAGGAAATGGGACTGTATGATTATGTCTCGTTATATATGACATTGTTTATAAGTATTATTGGAGTTCCAATAAGTGAGGGGGCGGCTCCTCACTTCGTTCGGACCGGGCTACTTCGGGTTCGCTATTGCTCATCCGGGCCTCGCCCGGACTAAAGCCCTGCGTATCCCTTCCGCAGCGACCCTAGGGAGCGAGGAAACGACCGCTTAGATCTTATTCCTCACGTTATCTGATTTTTTGATTTTGTCGGATCTTTACATTTTCACGCGAAGGCGCTAAGAAGAGAAGGCATTCGTTTTAGATTTTATGATTCTCTAAAAAACTCTTTTTACCTTAGCGGCTTTGCGAGCCAAAAAGAATACAGAATTGTAGTTTTAGCATTCTTGGTAAGGACATTCTGCTCCTGCGGGTTCTACTTCCACAGTTGCATGAGGGATATGGAATTCTTTAGTGATATTACGGATCTTCTCTTTTAACTTCTGAGCTTGAACAATAGAAGTTTCCTGAACACCTACATGAAGAGTTAGAACATGATAATCTCCGTCCATGGACCAAAGATGAAGATCATGAACTGAACGAACCCCTTTCAATTTTAAGATCCGATTTTCTAATTCTTTTGTATCGATCCCTTCTGGAGAAGATTGAAGATGTAAAAGAAGTATCTTTCTTAAATTGCGGAAGGATTGGATCCCAACCCAAAGAGAAATTGCGATAGATAAAACTGGATCTACCCAAGACCAACCGAATACGATCAAAGCAATACTACCGAAGAATACTGCGACCCATCCTAACACATCTTCCAGAAGATGAAGGAATGCAGTCTTTGCATTCAGACCTGAACTATTCTTTAATTTGAATAATGCAGCTCCGTTTACGATCACACCTAAAATAGAAAGTCCTAACATCCCCCAACCATTAGGAGAACCTGGTTCGTTTAATTTGCTAACCGCAAAGAATAAGATCGCAAATGATCCTAAAAATAGAACAAAAGAATTTACTAATGCAGCAGAAAGACTTAATCTTCTGTAGCCGAATGTGAAGGTTTGTGTTCTTGGTTTTGCAGCAATCTTTTGGAAGATCCAAGCAAGAGCTAAGAAACCACTATCTCCCAGATCATGTAGAGAATCAGAAAGAATTGCTAAACTGTCGAAAAGATATCCGCCTACAAATTCTATCCCTGCAAACCCAAAGTTTAATAGGAATGCAAATAAGAATGCACGGGAATTTTCAGGCATAGAACTAGAATGAGGATCACCCGAGTGTGAATGAGAGTGTCCATGATGATCATCGTGAGAATGATGATGGTGCCCGTGCATGGATCTAAAATAAAGAACATGTGAAAATTCTTCCAGTCACTTTTTTAGAAATTGGTTGCAGGATAACGGGTTCTCTTTATCGATAAGAGCTGGTATGAGTGAAAATTCAAAAGAACAAGAGCTTGCGATCATCGCAAGAGAAGTGGCTCCTTGCGTTCGATGTAAATTGAATACGACTCGGACCCAAACCGTTTTCGGAGAAGGAAATCCGAACGCTGAAGTCATGTTCATAGGAGAAGGTCCAGGCAAACAAGAGGACCTGACAGGCAGACCATTCGTAGGAAAAGCAGGAGAATTATTAACTAGAATTATAGAAAGAGGGATGGGAGTTTCAAGGGACAGTGTTTATATTGCGAACGTCACTAAGTGCAGGCCTACAGTAGATCTAAAATTCGAAAAAGACAGACCGCCCGAAGATGATGAAGTAATCGCATGTTCTCCTTTTTTACTCAGACAAATTTCTATCATACAACCTAAAGTGATCATTACCTTAGGAAACCCTTCCACTAGATTCATTTTAAGAACAAAAGAAGGGATTACTAAACTCAGAGGGCATTGGGGAGATTTTCATGGAATCCCTGTTATGCCTACTTATCATCCAAGCTACGTCATCCGCAACGGTGGGGAGAATAGCCCCTTAAAAAGAGATGTTTGGGAAGATATAAAGAAGGTCTTGGACAAACTAGATTGGAAACGTCCGGGATAAACTATCAGATTTACTTTTTAAGCGATGTCGGAACTCCAACATCGCATTTTCAAAACTAGGTTTTGTATTATTCTCCCTTCTTCTTAGCTAACCAATCTGCGATCTTCTGATAGATATCAGAAGGAGCGGATTCATGTGCGAATAAAGAAAGGTGATCGTAGTCTATCTTTCCACCATTATCACGTCCTGCTTCGAAGAATTGAGTGAATCCTCTTTTTCTGCGATAAACTGGATGAATAGATTCTGAAGTTGCAACATTGTCTAACTTGCCTGCGACGAATAGAGTAGGAAAGTCCATTAACTCGAAGTCTGCCCAAACTTTTGGATTTTCCTCTAAGGAAGGAAGATAATTCCATAATGTTTGGTAAAGATATAAGGTTGTAGGATTATCTTCATCTAAAGAGATAAATCTAGAACAGAAACTATCTTTGTTCTTACAAGAATTGGATAGATCAGTTCCGAATCGTTTCTCTTTTTTCATATCATCTATGAAACTATCGTTATACTTATAATCCATTCCAGTTCCTAAAAAGAAAACCTTAGAGATTGCTGGATCTTTTTTGGATCGGATATAATGAAGGATTGCCTGGCCTCCAACTGAGACCCCGCCTAAAATATAATCTTTACGATTGCTTAAACCCTGGACCTGAGAGACTGCTTGAGGGATCAGCTTTTCTCCCACTTCTTTCAGATCTAATCCTGGATATACTTCGAAATGTAAAAGGAAAACTGAAAACCCGTTTCCACTTAACACTCCGATTAGTCCGTTATAATCTCCGAGATACAAAGACTTTTTATTCACAAGGATCGGATCCAAAAGTAGAACCGGTGGATAATCAGAACTATGTTTTAAAAAGTTTGTGAGATAAACGTTAGATGCTATATTTGCAGTTTGATTCTTAAAAGTTTCTTCTGTGATCACTGCATATCGAGTGCAGGAGAAAAGTAGAAAAATGGAAAATAAGAAGAATATGATTTTATTTTTGAATTTCATTTTATGATCCGGAATTAATTTCTTTTGTTTAACCAATGGATGATCGTAGGAAACACTTCGTCATCCGCCTTCTTTCCTACTACTAGGTCAGTGTGACCGTAGTCTTCTGAAAAACCTTTTCCTTTAGATAATACGAATAAAGTTTTATCTGCAGAACCCAATTGGTCATAAACATATCTGAGAGAATATGTGAATCCCAATTTGTCCCTTCTACCCGCAACGAGTAATACAGGGATCTTAATATTTCCGAAAGCTTGTGAATAGATAAGTTTTCCATCTTCGGAGCGAAATTGTCCTGTCTCTACGATCTTATCCATCTGCCTTGCTTCTCTTTTAGAAACTGTTGCGATGGAATCAGTGAAGATCCCGGATACAATTTTAGGTTCTATATTTGGTGCGTGCCAGAATACTTCTTCGAAACTTCTTTTAGGAAAGATAGGGAACCCAGTTCCTCCTCTGACTCCAGACCAAGTTTCTGTAGGAACAGCAGGCCATAAATTTAGCGCCCAAGTAAAACTGGACCATAATTTTAAAGCATCAGATGGAGGATCCATGATCGCAGGTGAGCCGATCGCTACGAAGTTAGCTACTCTGTTCTCACCTAAACTTCCGAGTCTTGCGTATTGGAGCATTCCTCCCATACTATGACCGATCCAGTTTACTTTTTCTTTGCCTGTGCTCTTAAGAACATATTGGATCGCAGCATCTGCATCTTGTTTGATATAATCGTCGATCGAATAATCAAAAGTTTTATCTCCCCAGAATAAAGAAGGAGATCCAGCTTCTTGTTTTCCTCTTAACTCTAAAAGCCAAACATCGTAACCTTCTTTTTGAAGATGTGCTACTATGGATGACTTTTCATTGATCTTAAGATAGATACGATTCGCTATAAATCCGTGACAGAGTATCACAGGATATTTTTTATTAGCGGTTCCTTGCAGAGGAGGAAAATGTTCTAGAGTGATGTCCCAGCCATCTGAGGTCTTTGGATGAAGGATCTCTCCTTTTAACGCGATATTCGCGGAACAAGAAACGATTAGCGGTAAGCATACGAAGAATGCGAAAAGAAAACGAAGCATACCCGCGATCCTCCTTCTTGCCGAAATGGAATCAAGGAAAATTCAAAACTTAATTTTAAGTAAAGAACGATGTTCGTATTAGTTGATACGGAGAAAATTTAGAAAGGAGTCCACTGACTTCTTCACAGTTGGAAAAAATCGGATCTTATGAAGTAACGGATTCCACCAACCAGTCGTAATACAAAAATACGTATCGTATGGAGCCGTATGATGTATTTTATGATGCTCTGGAGAAAGTATCCAACGCTTTTTTTGCATATATTTAATAAGTTTATTCGGCTCGTCTTGGTGGGCCCATTTATGGATCTGATTAGTGAAGAAGATCCCGACTAGCACAAGTATCCAAAATGTTCTGGCCCAAGGAAAATTCCCGTTCTCTAAAGGAGCATAAAAACAATACAGAAGAATGGGAAGTGATACTAGACAATTGTTCCCGTTAGTCTCCACAAAATCATGTCGAGTGATCCCTTTTGGGTCCACATGATGATCTCTAAAAGGAAAAATAAAAGCGGGTCCAATATAAGGAGTGAATTCGTTCCCGAAACTATCTCCTAAAAAATGAACAAAACCGGAAAGAAAGTCTGCAGTAATATAAGCTATGAATAAGAGAACTACAAGTCCAGATAAGAATATCCAGGGAGAATCCTGAAGAACCGATAAAAATAATATTCCGAACTCATACAGACATAGTCCTGAAAAAACTAAGAATAAGAAGATACTTAGAACTTCCACGAGTCTATGGATCTTAAAAGGAGAAGGGAATAAAATTCTCAGGAAGTTCATAGTTATTATTTATATGCTATGTTTCGGTTTGCAAAATTTTTTTTGCCTGATCTGTTAACTCAGTAGAAAAAAGGACCGTTTTAAAACCGATACATAAGAGACAAATCGATTAAGAATTTAGATATTTTGGATTAATGGAAAGTTCTCGATTCTTTGAATTTTATTCGGATTTTTAAATCCCGCTTTCCAATCTCGCCTAAGAAATCCATATTTGAAAGTCCGCAGCATTAAGTATGATTTTACGACGTCTTAAAAGATTTATTTATCCACCATTATCCGCTGATCCTGAAAAAGACGTTTCGATCAAACTTCTTTATGGTCTGATGTATATCACCTTCACAGTTGCGGTTTTATATAGGATTATTCATCCGCTCGTCTCTGAAAAACCTAAGAATACCTATTATTCTTTCTATATTATTCCTTCTGCAGTGATACTTTGCCACCTTCTTGCTAAATCGGGAAGGGTTAAGCTTGGTGCAAATATCATGATCTTTTTACAATGGCTGGCACTTTGTATCGTGTCTTTGAGAGAAGGTGGAGTTTATGCTACATCATTCACTCAGTTTATGATCATTGTTGTACTTGCCTCTTTGGTTTTGGGACAAGCTGGCTCCTTATTCTATGCGCTTCTTTCCTTCTTTACTGGACTCTTAAGTATTTATTTAAAATCCAAGGGTATGATACCTGCTCCAAATTATCCCACAGGAGAATGGTCCGTATTTATAGGAAATTCAGTGGGCTTATTTATGTCTTGGATCCTGATGAAATTCGGTCTATCGGGATTATCTAAAATACGAGAAGAATTGTCCAGAGCACAGATCCATGCCAAGTTAGGCGGGATCACTCTTAATTTAGAGACTAAGGAAGTAACCTTAACCAAAGAATATCGTATTATGCTTGGAGACAAAGCTGCAAAAGAGTCCAGGACAATGTTTATGGATCAGTTTTTGGAAAAATATGTAGAAGGAGATGATAAGGAAAGGATTGTGGCCGCACTTACAGAAGGAGCAAAACATTTTAATGATCCTTCTTATTCCACTGAATTTATTTTTAGAGCCAAAGGAGATGATGGAAAAACCAGATATATTTTGGCTAAAGGGAAATATAAGGATTCCATAATAGGTTATGGAACTGGCCAAGATATTACTGAAAAACATATCGCGGGCGAAGAGATCAAGGCCAGCCAGGAATTATTCTCTAAAGTATTCAAATTAAGCCCTTATGCTACTTCTATCTCCAACTTCGAAGATGGAAGATATGTTGATATCAACGACGGATTTACCGAATTACTTGGTTTCACAAGAGAGGAAGCGATCGGCCGAACTAGCGTAGAGTTGGGTATTTGGTTGCATGAAACTGAAAGAGAAAATTTTAAGGAAAAGATCAAAAAAGACGGATTCTTATATAATGAAGAAGTAACCTTCAGAAGAAAGGATGGACGTTTGCTCCAGGTGGAATTTTCCACCAGATTTGCGATGATCGACGGAGAAACACGTATGATCAATATGGTAAAAGATATTTCTTCCAAAAAAGAAGCAGCAGAATTAAGGATCTTAAATAATGAAATCTCTACTCAGAATGAATTGATCGAAAAACAAAAAGCAGAATTAGAATCTACACTTGAGTATCTTCAAAAAACCCAAAACCAATTGATAGTCTCCGAAAAGATGGCTTCACTCGGACAGCTTGTTGCAGGGATAGCACATGAGATCAATAATCCGATCGGAGTGATCCGTGCCGCGAACGAATCTGTTAAAAACCATTTTGATCGTGTCTTAGATAGAATGCAAGAGGCTGCTTCCGTCTTGGAAAATCTAGGCAATGAAGCAAAGCTAGAATTCCAAACCTTATTAAAGAAGGGAAGGGCTTACCAAGAAATTATTCCTCCTAAAGAAGTAAGAGCTAAAACTAAAATTTTAGAATCTAGATTGAAGGAACTTGGAATTTCAGAAGCAAGAAATCTAGCAGAAGGTTTGGTAGAAGCAGGATTAGAAGCTGCGTTAGAAGATTTCCCAAAACTATTTATCGGAGAAAAAATCCAACAAGTCATTCAGTATGCTTTGGATGAGATCCAAGCAAGTAGAAGTTCCAAATTGGTGGATATGTCTGTAGACAGGACTTCTAAGATTGTATATGCACTTAAAAACTTTTCTCATTTTAGTAATGGTGGGCCTAAAGCTCCAGTCGATATCAGAGAAAGTATAGATACAGTTCTTACAATCTACCAAAACCAATTAAAGTCTGGAATAGAGATCATTAAAGAATATGAAGCAGGAACTCTCATCGTTCCAGGATACGCTGATGATCTATTACATGTATGGACTAACTTAATTTATAATTCAGCCCAAGCGATGGGGTTCAAAGGAATTCTAAAAATAAACGTAGGCAATAGAGAAAAAGATAAGATCTGCATTAAGATTTCAGATAACGGTCCTGGGATTCCTGAATCCATCCAAGAGAGAATATTCGAACCATTTTTCACAACCAAAGCTCCAGGAGAAGGTTCCGGACTCGGTTTGGATATAGTAAAACGTATCGTGGAAAACCACGGCGGAACAATCGGATTCGAAACTTCTCCTGAAGGTACTGCGTTCTTAGTTATATTGCCTCAGTGAGTTTTCTTTTTTAGAAATTTTTCAATCTTAGGACGGATCACATAATGACAGTAAGGCTGTCCTGGATTTAATCTGAAATAATTTTGGTGATAATTTTCCGCTGGGAAAAATTTCTCTAGTGCAACAATCTCAGTCACGATAGGAGAAGCAAACTTAGGCCCAGCCTCTGATCTGGAAGTTTCTGCAATATCTTTTTGGTTTTGGTTTTCATATAAGATGATACTTCTATATTGAGGCCCTTCGTCGTTTCCTTGTTTGTTTCTTGTAGTAGGGTCGTGAGCTTCCCAGAAAATTTCTAAAATATTTTTGTAGGAGATCTTACTTGGATTGAATCCAACTCGGATCACTTCTGCATGACCTGTGAGTCCTGTACAAATTGATTTATAATTTGGTGCAGGATCATGTCCTCCCGCGTAACCGGAGACAATGGATTCTACTCCATCTACCAATTGGTAGATCGCTTCGACGCACCAAAAACATCCTCCACCTAAAACTGCGTATTCCAGATCTTTTTGTTCCGACATTCCATCCTCCTTTCTTATAGTCCGTCCCAAAATATAGGTTATAGGCGAATAATAAGCCACGGGCTTCAAGAGCCTGGACCTTTTGGGACAGGCTCTT
Proteins encoded in this window:
- a CDS encoding tetratricopeptide repeat protein, translated to MIICRKKLSALILGFILLFGVGLGSKETETSDENQSILAPSPEGELPLPPQPTDQSEVSRRKYQILALNTETINLLRSNAIARAQANIERLKKLDPDCLEYHYLNGAYLYVIGRYPQSKKALLKAVEINPSHDPSYYLLGMIFVRRSKWESSVQYFQKAVELANYNPFYRLNMALAYFETGQYLKAKAEAEKGIELKPNYRNLKLILLKVNFLLGNKADALAQCKEFAKEGFVHREFAYIYARLAMDIDKNFRKAIKLYNQFPDLPFNEKRFLAHAYFHTSNYRAAANIYSIVSGSKILIEEDRVNYLRSLVYIKDYRRLETFVASWMLEEPEKKLKIQEALDTAELLRENDPKVYHMLPSRSPYN
- a CDS encoding NAD(P)(+) transhydrogenase (Re/Si-specific) subunit beta gives rise to the protein MEKAYINLIYLVSSILFIVGLKLLSHPKTAVKGNFTGAFGMFLAVVGVFFEYGTINQSDIIIIGAALLVGTAIGTFIALKVEMTGMPQLVALLNGLGGLASFLVGGNSLMEILQPGHDTAQLADYQFTISTAATGIIGAVTLTGSLIAFGKLQGLISEKAVRYFGDQIVKVLFLIGSLYLGYLNVTEPTKIDWYWYIVLVASILGVLLVIPIGGADMPVVIALLNSYSGLAASATGFVLGNNVLIISGSLVGASGILLTQIMCKAMNRSLPNVLFGGLGAAPSSADSGDIYTGKTKATSAEEVAMLLDMAQRVVIVPGYGMAVAQAQHAVRELYNQLTDKNIEVEFAIHPVAGRMPGHMNVLLAEADIPYDKMKEMDEINPTFNTVDVVIINGANDVVNPLAKTDPGSPIAGMPILDVDKAKTIIVIKRSLSPGFAGVPNPLFIQENCLMYFQDGKKATQEIVTALKDT
- a CDS encoding alpha/beta fold hydrolase → MLRFLFAFFVCLPLIVSCSANIALKGEILHPKTSDGWDITLEHFPPLQGTANKKYPVILCHGFIANRIYLKINEKSSIVAHLQKEGYDVWLLELRGKQEAGSPSLFWGDKTFDYSIDDYIKQDADAAIQYVLKSTGKEKVNWIGHSMGGMLQYARLGSLGENRVANFVAIGSPAIMDPPSDALKLWSSFTWALNLWPAVPTETWSGVRGGTGFPIFPKRSFEEVFWHAPNIEPKIVSGIFTDSIATVSKREARQMDKIVETGQFRSEDGKLIYSQAFGNIKIPVLLVAGRRDKLGFTYSLRYVYDQLGSADKTLFVLSKGKGFSEDYGHTDLVVGKKADDEVFPTIIHWLNKRN
- a CDS encoding uracil-DNA glycosylase, with product MSENSKEQELAIIAREVAPCVRCKLNTTRTQTVFGEGNPNAEVMFIGEGPGKQEDLTGRPFVGKAGELLTRIIERGMGVSRDSVYIANVTKCRPTVDLKFEKDRPPEDDEVIACSPFLLRQISIIQPKVIITLGNPSTRFILRTKEGITKLRGHWGDFHGIPVMPTYHPSYVIRNGGENSPLKRDVWEDIKKVLDKLDWKRPG
- the queC gene encoding 7-cyano-7-deazaguanine synthase QueC, coding for MRSSSKSNSVRTKSHSKNPKAIVLFSGGLDSTTCLYQAIQDGYSPIALSFDYNQKHKQELKSAKKITKLLEVPHLIQKLSPEFFQGSSLTEKKIKVPKNSLGHSEIPNTYVPGRNILFLSFGVSLAEGIGAQRLYIGVNALDYSGYPDCRPEFIKAYSDAIRIGTKTGSEGHPLEICTPLQFLDKKEIVLLGSKLGVPFSMTHSCYDPVGGKPCGKCDSCLLRKKGFQEAGVPEK
- a CDS encoding YbaN family protein, which produces MAEKKDYSHEVKLHRYGFVRYLLIIIGTISLILGIIGIFTPVLPTTPFLLLTAACYARASQKFYNWLMNNKYFGSFIRDWRIHKAIPLKAKIISVSTIVITMTISAIFAPIIYVRIGMAVIGICVIFYILRFPTKKEEVVE
- a CDS encoding cation diffusion facilitator family transporter translates to MHGHHHHSHDDHHGHSHSHSGDPHSSSMPENSRAFLFAFLLNFGFAGIEFVGGYLFDSLAILSDSLHDLGDSGFLALAWIFQKIAAKPRTQTFTFGYRRLSLSAALVNSFVLFLGSFAILFFAVSKLNEPGSPNGWGMLGLSILGVIVNGAALFKLKNSSGLNAKTAFLHLLEDVLGWVAVFFGSIALIVFGWSWVDPVLSIAISLWVGIQSFRNLRKILLLHLQSSPEGIDTKELENRILKLKGVRSVHDLHLWSMDGDYHVLTLHVGVQETSIVQAQKLKEKIRNITKEFHIPHATVEVEPAGAECPYQEC
- a CDS encoding NAD(P) transhydrogenase subunit alpha, which encodes MEQFVSYLTIFLIAVFVGIEVINRIPPLLHTPLMSGSNAISGITVIGAILTLHTTNHWIIQVLGFIAIVAATVNVIGGFVVTHRMLGMFKKKD
- the queD gene encoding 6-carboxytetrahydropterin synthase QueD → MEEIELTKEFRFDAAHFLPNVPEGHKCRRMHGHSFRFKLHLKGTVDEKTGWLMDFAEVSKVVKPLLENYLDHYLLNEIEGLENPTSENISIWLWKKLKPQLSLLYKITLNETCTSACVYNGPSEK
- a CDS encoding alpha/beta hydrolase — encoded protein: MKFKNKIIFFLFSIFLLFSCTRYAVITEETFKNQTANIASNVYLTNFLKHSSDYPPVLLLDPILVNKKSLYLGDYNGLIGVLSGNGFSVFLLHFEVYPGLDLKEVGEKLIPQAVSQVQGLSNRKDYILGGVSVGGQAILHYIRSKKDPAISKVFFLGTGMDYKYNDSFIDDMKKEKRFGTDLSNSCKNKDSFCSRFISLDEDNPTTLYLYQTLWNYLPSLEENPKVWADFELMDFPTLFVAGKLDNVATSESIHPVYRRKRGFTQFFEAGRDNGGKIDYDHLSLFAHESAPSDIYQKIADWLAKKKGE